Proteins encoded by one window of Gouania willdenowi chromosome 4, fGouWil2.1, whole genome shotgun sequence:
- the polr2eb gene encoding DNA-directed RNA polymerases I, II, and III subunit RPABC1, with translation MDDEEETYRLWKIRKTIMQLCHDRGYLVTQDELDQTLDEFKSQFGDKPSEGRPRRTDLTVLVAHNDDPTDQMFVFFPEEPKVGIKTIKMYCQRMQEENITRAIIVVQMGMTPSAKQSLVDMAPKYILEQFLQQELLINITEHELVPEHIVMTKEEVTELLARYKLKESQLPRIQAGDPVARYFGLKRGQVVKIIRPSETAGRYITYRLVQ, from the exons ATGGACGATGAAGAGGAAACCTATAGGCTGTGGAAGATTCGTAAAACCATCATGCAA CTCTGCCATGATCGAGGCTACCTGGTGACACAGGACGAGTTAGACCAAACACTGGATGAGTTCAAAAGTCAGTTTGGAGATAAACCCAGCGAAGGACGGCCGAGACGCACAGACCTCACTGTGCTGGTGGCTCACAACGATGACCCCACGGACCagatgtttgttttctttcctg agGAGCCCAAGGTGGGGATCAAGACCATTAAGATGTACTGTCAGAGGATGCAGGAGGAGAACATCACACGAGCCATAATAGTAGTGCAGATGGGCATGACGCCGTCGGCCAAACAA TCTCTGGTTGACATGGCCCCAAAGTACATCCTGGAACAGTTTCTACAGCAGGAGCTTCTCATTAACATCACAGAACATGAG CTTGTACCAGAACACATTGTCATGACAAAAGAAGAAGTGACTGAACTTCTAGCAAGATA TAAATTAAAGGAGAGCCAGTTGCCGAGGATCCAAGCTGGAGACCCCGTTGCTCGATACTTTGGACTAAAAAGAGGACAG GTAGTGAAAATCATCAGACCTTCTGAAACAGCTGGAAGATACATCACGTACCGACTGGTGCAGTGA